DNA from Sulfurimonas gotlandica GD1:
TAAACAATTAAAACACAGTGAAAAACTGCAAAGTGAAGTTAACCGTAGAACAAAAGAGATAGAGTCTACTAAACAACTTCTACAACAGATCATTGATACAGATGCCAGCTTTATCGTACTTGCCGATGGTAAAAATGTTATCTATGCTAACAAAACTATACTTGAGTTTGCCGGTTATACTTCTGTAGAAGAGTTCAGAGAGAAGCATGAATACCTGTCTGATATGTTTGAGAAAGTAGAAGACAACGATAGCTTCATCCAAACATACAATGATGGTGTTCACTGGATTGAATATGTAAGAAGAGAACAAGACTCTAAACAGCTAAAAGTTCGTATAGAAAAGGATGGAGAACATAGATACTTCAGACCTTATGCTAAAGATATAAAAACAGATGATAGAGTACTCTATCTAGTCACTTTCGATGAAATCACAAATGAGTATGTAAAAATTAAAGAACTTGAGCATATGGCTTCAACTGATGTTTTAACAAAATTATTTAACAGAAGTAAGTTAAACGATGTTTTAGAAAAAGAGATTGCACTCTCAAATGCTATCTCATCACCTTTATCTATCATTTTTATTGATATAGACCATTTTAAAGATGTAAATGACACCTATGGACATGATGTTGGAGACAAAGTACTAATTGATATCGCGAATATTATCAGCTCTAGCACTAGAGCAAGTGATATTGCAGCCAGATGGGGTGGAGAAGAGTTTATGATTACACTGCAATCTACAGATACTGCTCACGCTTCAATCCTTGCAGAAAAGCTCAGAGCTACCGTAGAAGAGTACATTTTTGCAATTGTTGGAAACCTTACTATATCACTTGGTGTTACAGAATATATGAATAATGAAAGTGAAGAGACATTTATTAAAAGAGTTGACAAAGCACTTTATGAAGCAAAAGAAAGCGGTAGGAATAGAGTGGTTATTAAGTAAATATATTTAGAAAAAGAAATTACTTTCTTTTTCTAAATATTAAAACTGTATCATTCCGTCTATTGGAGAAGATGCTGTTGCATATGGACGTTTAGGTATCCTACCAGACAAATAAGACATACGACCGGCTATAACAGCATGTTTCATAGCCTGAGCCATAATCATAGGGTTTTGAGCTTGAGCGATCGCTGTGTTAGTTAAAACACCTGCAGCTCCTAACTCCATTGCATAAGCCGCATCTGAAGCACAACCGATTCCTGCATCTACGATTACAGGTACACTTACAGCTTCACGAATGAAAACTATATTGTAAGGATTTTGAATACCAAGACCAGAACCAATAGGAGCAGCAAGAGGCATGATAGCATGCGCACCAGCATCCTCAAGTCTCTTAGCCATAATCGGGTCATCAGAAGTATAAGCCATGATAGTAAAACCATCACGAGCTAAAATTTCACAAGCTTTGATAGTCTCTATAACATCAGGGTAAAGAGTTTTTTGTGTGTCTCCAATTACCTCAAGCTTGATTAAATCAATCCCTGTTGCCTCACGCATCAAACGAAATGTCGTAATTGCTTCTTCTGCAGTCACACATCCAGCAGAGTTTGGTAAAAATTTTACATTTGTTCCAGCAAAAGTATCACGAAGATTCTCTTTATCTGGGTCTGTAATATTCAGACGACGAACTGCAACAGTGATAAGTTCACTTCCAGATGCAAGAGTAGCTTCTCTTGTAGTTTCAAAAGAGTCATATTTTCCACTACCAACTATTAGGCGAGAACCCAGTTCATATTTTCCAATTTTTAAAATGTTATCCATCAGTAATTTTCCTATATTCTATATTTATCTGGCTCGATAGAGCCTAGCTTCAGTGCCTAAGCGGCAAGCGTAACTAAATGAGTTTTGCTTATTTGGCGTTATTATAATGAAATTATCTTATAGCTTACCTATCTCATCTATTAAATCATCTGGAGTAAGAGAAAAATCAGCGCCCTTGTAACTTTGTGCTAATTTTGTGTGTGCTAAAGATGCATTTTTTGCAGCTTGGAGAGGTTCATATCCCTGTGCTAAGAGTGCTCCTATTAAGCCACTTAGCACATCACCGCTTCCACCTTTTGCAAGAGCAGATGTACCATGTGGGTTTATAAAATATTCTTCGCTTTGAGCAATGATTACATTAGCACCCTTTAAGATAAGCGTGATATTTGGATAAGCTTTTGTAAAAAGTTCTACATATTTAAAACGATTTTTTTGTAACTCTTTTACACTTATATCTGCAAGATTTGCACGTTTTAAAAGAGCTACAAACTCTTTTGCATGTGGAGTTAAAACCACATCTTTTCTTTTTAATATCTTTTTTACTATTGCCATATGAAAGATATCTGCATCTGCAACTAATGGCAGTGAGTTGTTTAAAAATTTATCTAGCTCTTTTTCACTAAACTCATTTCCTAAACCCATCCCTATCGCTAAAGCAGTTGTGTTGTGCGGCAGTTCATGAGAGTACATAATACTATGAGGAATCTGCTCATTTTCATATCCCATAAGTGTAACCAGACCACTTCCAAATCTAAGTGCTGCTTTTGCACTTAAGATGCTGGCACCACTCTTGTCCCCACAAGCAAGAGTCAAGTGCCCAAAACTACCCTTATGAGTATTCTTTTTACTTCTATTTGGTAGTTGCAAGTCTTCTAAATCAAGGAGATGCCAATTTGTTGCAGTCTCATAGATATCTCTGGTAACACCTAAATCCAAAACTATAATCTCTCCGACAAACTCTTTAGCTTCATCTAAAAACATAGATTTTTTCAAAGCACCCATAGTCAATGTCACATCAGCAAGAAAACCAACCGATGGAACATCACAGGCCATTTTAAATGCATCTGAATCATTCATTTTTTGAACAAGTCCTTTTAGCTCTAAACTAAATTCACCGCAAAACCCTGTTCCAACTATTGCATCTATCAAGACATCAGAGACTTCTATTTCAAAGCACTCTTGTACACCGATTGCCTCTGCACGTTTTTGCTGAAGAAGTGCCATTTGGGATTTTGGTTTTTTTGCGTAGTAGATGCTGGCTTGATAGTCACCATTAAGAAGTCTTGCAAGTGCGATGCCATCGGCACCGTTATTTCCACTTCCACAGACTACTATTACTTTAGAGTTTTTAGCAAAATTACTACGGATGTAAGTTGCCATTCCATTTGCAGCATGCTCCATTAAGATATCTTCACTTAATCCAAACTGCTCATAACATCTCTTATCCAGTGAACCTACTTCATCAAACAGCTTTTGCATCCCTAGTCCCTTAAAACTTCCACTATTGCTTGTGGCATTATTTCATACTCTATGTTTTTAATTTTAGCAGAAAAACTCTCTAAAGTCTCGTTATCTTCTTTCTTAAAACTCTTTTGCAAAATCACATTTCCACCATCTAGCTCGCTGCTTACGTAGTGAACACTTACTCCACATTCAGTGTCATGACTCTCAAAACTTCTCTCAATAGCTCTAGCACCTTTAAACTTTGGAAGAAGTGATGGATGCAGATTTATGGCTTTTACATTTGATGTAAAAACATCACTAAGTATTCTCATAAAACCACTCAAAACTACCAAATCAGGTTCGTATGAGTTTACAAGCTTAACAAGCTCTTCATCAAACTCTTCTCTAGAGTTAAAATTTAGATGCTCTAAAACTTCAGTTTTTACTGAGAGTTCTTGAAGTTTATCAAGACCTTTTGCATCTTTTTTATTTGTGATTCCACAGACTACAAAGCACTCTTTTTCATGCAACTTTTTTACAATGTTTTGAGCGTTAAAACCATCACCGCTAAATAATATAACTATTTTTTTCATAAGCGAATTATATCTTATGAAAATAAGAAAAAAACATTAGGATTTTATAATCTCGAAATTCATACAGACAAACTTAATGAAAAATGTGTACAATTATTTCAAATTATTATAAAAGAAAAGGAAAAACATGAAAATTACAAAGACAATCACACTTTTACTGATGAATACATCTCTTCTTTTTGGCGGAGATATTGTTAAGATTGAGCGTATGAGTATGGGACTTGCGATGGAAGTAGCAAAGCGCTCAGTAGAAGCTTGCCGTGAAAAAGGCTATTGGGTAAGTGCTGTAGTCGTTGACCGTAGTGCAAATGTGCAAGTCATTCTCCGTGATACTCATGCAGCGCGTTTTACTATGGATATTGCAAACCAAAAAGCAAATCTAGTAATTATGTCAGGACTTAATACTGAGGCTTTTGTTCCTGCACGGGCTGATATTCGCAATGAATTAAATAATATAGATGGTCTAATCATGATGAAGGGTGGTATTGCTGTTAAGTCTGGTGATACGATGCTTGGAGCGGTAGGTGTTAGCGGTGCCCCTGGTGGTGACATAGATGCTGATTGTGCAAAAAAAGCATTAAAATCACTTGAAGAAAGACTTGCTTTTGCTGCCATGTCTGATGGTGATTAAAAGAGTTCTCTTCATATAAAAATGCCGTTATAAGATAAAAAAGGTATAATCACGTTATGAATTATAAAGAGATTGCACAAGAAACTTTAAATATTGAAGCGCAAACACTATTACTAGCCTCAAAAAACATGGGTGATGTATTTGACAAAGCCGTTGAAATGGTTCTTGCATGTAAAGGTAAACTCGTAGTTACAGGTGTTGGCAAAAGTGGATTAATCGGTGCTAAAATGGCAGCGACATTCGCTTCAACAGGAACACCTAGCTTTTTCCTGCATCCTACTGAAGCACTTCACGGTGACTTGGGTATGATTAGTCAAAATGATGTAGTTATAGCGATTAGTTACAGTGGAGAGAGTGAAGAACTTAGCTCTATCTTACCTCATATAAAAAGGTTTAAAACACCTCTAATCGGTATGACAAGAGATAGAAACTCAACTCTTGGGAAATACAGTGATTTAGTTATTGATGTAGTTGTTGAAAAAGAAGCCTGTCCGCTTGACATAGCTCCTACAAGTTCAACAACCCTTACATTGGCACTTGGCGATGCATTGGCAGTTTGTCTGATGAGAGCAAGAAACTTTAAAAAGAGCGACTTTGCTTCTTTTCATCCTGGTGGAGCACTTGGTAAAAAGCTTTTTGTAAAAGTCAGTGATTTGATGAAAAAAGACAACTTACCAATAATTTCTAAAGATACAAAAGTAAAAGAAGCAATCATTGAGATCAGCCATGGAAGACTTGGTACTGTACTTATTGCAGATGAAAACAACTCTCTCATTGCACTTGTAAGTGACGGTGATATTCGTCGTGCTCTTTTAGCAGATGATTTCTCGCTTGAAGAAAATGTTTTAAAGTATGCAACTCAAAATCCAAGAACTCTAGATGATGAAAATATTCTTGCAAGTGAAGCA
Protein-coding regions in this window:
- a CDS encoding bifunctional ADP-dependent NAD(P)H-hydrate dehydratase/NAD(P)H-hydrate epimerase — translated: MQKLFDEVGSLDKRCYEQFGLSEDILMEHAANGMATYIRSNFAKNSKVIVVCGSGNNGADGIALARLLNGDYQASIYYAKKPKSQMALLQQKRAEAIGVQECFEIEVSDVLIDAIVGTGFCGEFSLELKGLVQKMNDSDAFKMACDVPSVGFLADVTLTMGALKKSMFLDEAKEFVGEIIVLDLGVTRDIYETATNWHLLDLEDLQLPNRSKKNTHKGSFGHLTLACGDKSGASILSAKAALRFGSGLVTLMGYENEQIPHSIMYSHELPHNTTALAIGMGLGNEFSEKELDKFLNNSLPLVADADIFHMAIVKKILKRKDVVLTPHAKEFVALLKRANLADISVKELQKNRFKYVELFTKAYPNITLILKGANVIIAQSEEYFINPHGTSALAKGGSGDVLSGLIGALLAQGYEPLQAAKNASLAHTKLAQSYKGADFSLTPDDLIDEIGKL
- a CDS encoding GlcG/HbpS family heme-binding protein encodes the protein MKITKTITLLLMNTSLLFGGDIVKIERMSMGLAMEVAKRSVEACREKGYWVSAVVVDRSANVQVILRDTHAARFTMDIANQKANLVIMSGLNTEAFVPARADIRNELNNIDGLIMMKGGIAVKSGDTMLGAVGVSGAPGGDIDADCAKKALKSLEERLAFAAMSDGD
- a CDS encoding thiazole synthase, which translates into the protein MDNILKIGKYELGSRLIVGSGKYDSFETTREATLASGSELITVAVRRLNITDPDKENLRDTFAGTNVKFLPNSAGCVTAEEAITTFRLMREATGIDLIKLEVIGDTQKTLYPDVIETIKACEILARDGFTIMAYTSDDPIMAKRLEDAGAHAIMPLAAPIGSGLGIQNPYNIVFIREAVSVPVIVDAGIGCASDAAYAMELGAAGVLTNTAIAQAQNPMIMAQAMKHAVIAGRMSYLSGRIPKRPYATASSPIDGMIQF
- a CDS encoding diguanylate cyclase, translated to MSNFNKYIALGALFIVSVFSLFYPIDVFSEKGVELQKHILVNQAQTHFQDQVNTRKWVAKYGGVYVKPLEGEKPNQYLPDNTLYVDENLTLFKVNPAWMTRQLSEIADIKDFHFRITSLIPINPNNKATPFEERALKHIDRTGQKEYYEISEGSNFEYMGALVTTKACLPCHEHQGYKLGDVRGGISVSLSSAEFRTVTSSIKNRAIILKIFVLFFLLSITLLIYKQLKHSEKLQSEVNRRTKEIESTKQLLQQIIDTDASFIVLADGKNVIYANKTILEFAGYTSVEEFREKHEYLSDMFEKVEDNDSFIQTYNDGVHWIEYVRREQDSKQLKVRIEKDGEHRYFRPYAKDIKTDDRVLYLVTFDEITNEYVKIKELEHMASTDVLTKLFNRSKLNDVLEKEIALSNAISSPLSIIFIDIDHFKDVNDTYGHDVGDKVLIDIANIISSSTRASDIAARWGGEEFMITLQSTDTAHASILAEKLRATVEEYIFAIVGNLTISLGVTEYMNNESEETFIKRVDKALYEAKESGRNRVVIK
- a CDS encoding KpsF/GutQ family sugar-phosphate isomerase, with protein sequence MNYKEIAQETLNIEAQTLLLASKNMGDVFDKAVEMVLACKGKLVVTGVGKSGLIGAKMAATFASTGTPSFFLHPTEALHGDLGMISQNDVVIAISYSGESEELSSILPHIKRFKTPLIGMTRDRNSTLGKYSDLVIDVVVEKEACPLDIAPTSSTTLTLALGDALAVCLMRARNFKKSDFASFHPGGALGKKLFVKVSDLMKKDNLPIISKDTKVKEAIIEISHGRLGTVLIADENNSLIALVSDGDIRRALLADDFSLEENVLKYATQNPRTLDDENILASEALVIIEEMKIQLLVVTDKNKKIKGVLHIHTLIEKGIS
- the purN gene encoding phosphoribosylglycinamide formyltransferase, whose translation is MKKIVILFSGDGFNAQNIVKKLHEKECFVVCGITNKKDAKGLDKLQELSVKTEVLEHLNFNSREEFDEELVKLVNSYEPDLVVLSGFMRILSDVFTSNVKAINLHPSLLPKFKGARAIERSFESHDTECGVSVHYVSSELDGGNVILQKSFKKEDNETLESFSAKIKNIEYEIMPQAIVEVLRD